In Alligator mississippiensis isolate rAllMis1 chromosome 10, rAllMis1, whole genome shotgun sequence, one DNA window encodes the following:
- the ACSF3 gene encoding malonate--CoA ligase ACSF3, mitochondrial isoform X2: MRFLEAAVPKCRLTPGSPSCAGKPGTLRVLNRAGLEHRALPRDTGRRSHCQLTPLLTSLRAHWQSGLKAARSTESGGSTTQPRRMAGTLLLPHAGWLGRCLARDTHGWRRVLHGLRSRASCGRGLRPMSSAGIGRVAPVFTRALAFGEKVAIIDQHGEHTYRDLYAQSLRLSQQICKVLGCHGRDLKEERVSFLCPNDASYVVAQWASWMSGAIAVPLFRKHPVSELEYVLEDSQSALLVAAEEYVGKVVPSAERLGIPLLPLSPSGSWGTAGQAAVEEVPLASPSPEWKDRGAMIIYTSGTTGRPKGVLSTHQNIQAVVTGLVSKWEWVKDDVILHVLPLHHLHGVINKLLCPLWVGATCIMLPEFSAQTAPWGPRCQGWRCALPLSPRDGKARRTLSTRKETSTAPRLELKPKQLGEPRMDALLCERPGEARTGT, from the exons ATGCGATTCCTGGAAGCCGCCGTTCCGAAGTGCCGGCTAACACCTGGCTCTCCGAGCTGTGCAGGAAAGCCAGGCACGCTGCGTGTACTTAACCGTGCCGGCCTGGAACATCGTGCCCTTCCGCGTGACACGGGAAGACGCAGTCACTGCCAATTAACACCTCTGTTAACATCTCTCCGCGCTCACTGGCAGTCTGGCCTTAAGGCCGCTCGCTCGACAGAG AGCGGCGGGTCGACCACACAACCACGCAGAATGGCAGGGACCTTGCTGCTCCCCCACGCAGGCTGGCTGGGTCGGTGCCTTGCCCGGGATACCCACGGCTGGCGCCGGGTGCTCCACGGACTGCGGAGCCGGGCATCCTGTGGGAGAGGCCTGCGCCCGATGAGCTCAGCCGGCATCGGCAGGGTCGCGCCTGTCTTCACCAGAGCTCTGGCTTTCGGCGAGAAAGTGGCCATCATCGACCAGCATGGCGAGCACACCTATAGGGACCTCTACGCGCAGAGCCTCCGCCTGTCCCAGCAGATCTGCAAGGTGCTGGGATGTCACGGCAGAGACCTGAAGGAAGAGCGGGTCTCATTCCTGTGCCCCAACGATGCCTCCTACGTGGTCGCCCAGTGGGCTTCTTGGATGAGTGGCGCCATCGCCGTGCCCCTCTTTCGGAAGCACCCTGTGTCGGAGCTGGAGTACGTGCTGGAGGACTCGCAGAGCGCGCTACTCGTGGCTGCGGAGGAGTACGTGGGAAAGGTCGTGCCCAGCGCGGAGAGGCTGGGAATACCTCTCCTGCCCCTCTCGCCCTCCGGTAGCTGGGGCACGGCCGGCCAGGCGGCAGTGGAGGAGGTCCCACTAGCAAGTCCCAGTCCAGAGTGGAAAGACAGAGGAGCCATGATCATCTACACCAGTGGGACCACGGGCCGCCCGAAAGGCGTCCTCAGCACCCACCAGAACATACAGGCCGTG GTCACCGGGCTGGTCAGCAAATGGGAGTGGGTGAAGGACGACGTTATCCTGCACGTGCTACCTTTGCACCACCTGCACGGGGTGATCAACAAGCTTCTGTGTCCGCTGTGGGTGGGAGCGACGTGCATCATGCTGCCCGAGTTCAGCGCGCAGACG GCTCCGTGGGGACCCCGCTGCCAGGGGTGGAGGTGCGCATTGCCACTGAGCCCTCGAGACGGGAAGGCCCGGCGTACGCTATCCACGCGCAAGGAGACGAGCACGGCACCCAG gctggagctgaagcccaagcagctgggggagcccaggatggACGCACTGCTGTGTGAGAGGCCTGGGGAGGCCAGGACTGGAACATGA
- the ACSF3 gene encoding malonate--CoA ligase ACSF3, mitochondrial isoform X1 has translation MRFLEAAVPKCRLTPGSPSCAGKPGTLRVLNRAGLEHRALPRDTGRRSHCQLTPLLTSLRAHWQSGLKAARSTESGGSTTQPRRMAGTLLLPHAGWLGRCLARDTHGWRRVLHGLRSRASCGRGLRPMSSAGIGRVAPVFTRALAFGEKVAIIDQHGEHTYRDLYAQSLRLSQQICKVLGCHGRDLKEERVSFLCPNDASYVVAQWASWMSGAIAVPLFRKHPVSELEYVLEDSQSALLVAAEEYVGKVVPSAERLGIPLLPLSPSGSWGTAGQAAVEEVPLASPSPEWKDRGAMIIYTSGTTGRPKGVLSTHQNIQAVVTGLVSKWEWVKDDVILHVLPLHHLHGVINKLLCPLWVGATCIMLPEFSAQTVWEKFLNPKGSRINVFMAVPTVYSKLMEHYDRHFSQPHIRDFVHALCQDNFRLVVSGSAALPVPVLEKWKSITGHTLLERYGMTEIGMALSNPLHGVRVPGSVGTPLPGVEVRIATEPSRREGPAYAIHAQGDEHGTQAGAEAQAAGGAQDGRTAV, from the exons ATGCGATTCCTGGAAGCCGCCGTTCCGAAGTGCCGGCTAACACCTGGCTCTCCGAGCTGTGCAGGAAAGCCAGGCACGCTGCGTGTACTTAACCGTGCCGGCCTGGAACATCGTGCCCTTCCGCGTGACACGGGAAGACGCAGTCACTGCCAATTAACACCTCTGTTAACATCTCTCCGCGCTCACTGGCAGTCTGGCCTTAAGGCCGCTCGCTCGACAGAG AGCGGCGGGTCGACCACACAACCACGCAGAATGGCAGGGACCTTGCTGCTCCCCCACGCAGGCTGGCTGGGTCGGTGCCTTGCCCGGGATACCCACGGCTGGCGCCGGGTGCTCCACGGACTGCGGAGCCGGGCATCCTGTGGGAGAGGCCTGCGCCCGATGAGCTCAGCCGGCATCGGCAGGGTCGCGCCTGTCTTCACCAGAGCTCTGGCTTTCGGCGAGAAAGTGGCCATCATCGACCAGCATGGCGAGCACACCTATAGGGACCTCTACGCGCAGAGCCTCCGCCTGTCCCAGCAGATCTGCAAGGTGCTGGGATGTCACGGCAGAGACCTGAAGGAAGAGCGGGTCTCATTCCTGTGCCCCAACGATGCCTCCTACGTGGTCGCCCAGTGGGCTTCTTGGATGAGTGGCGCCATCGCCGTGCCCCTCTTTCGGAAGCACCCTGTGTCGGAGCTGGAGTACGTGCTGGAGGACTCGCAGAGCGCGCTACTCGTGGCTGCGGAGGAGTACGTGGGAAAGGTCGTGCCCAGCGCGGAGAGGCTGGGAATACCTCTCCTGCCCCTCTCGCCCTCCGGTAGCTGGGGCACGGCCGGCCAGGCGGCAGTGGAGGAGGTCCCACTAGCAAGTCCCAGTCCAGAGTGGAAAGACAGAGGAGCCATGATCATCTACACCAGTGGGACCACGGGCCGCCCGAAAGGCGTCCTCAGCACCCACCAGAACATACAGGCCGTG GTCACCGGGCTGGTCAGCAAATGGGAGTGGGTGAAGGACGACGTTATCCTGCACGTGCTACCTTTGCACCACCTGCACGGGGTGATCAACAAGCTTCTGTGTCCGCTGTGGGTGGGAGCGACGTGCATCATGCTGCCCGAGTTCAGCGCGCAGACG GTTTGGGAGAAGTTCTTAAACCCCAAAGGTTCGCGGATCAACGTCTTCATGGCCGTGCCCACCGTTTACTCCAAGCTGATGGAGCACTACGACAGGCATTTCTCCCAGCCGCACATCCGGGACTTTGTGCATGCCCTGTGCCAGGATAATTTCAG GTTAGTGGTCTCGGGGtctgcagccctgcctgtgcctgtcctGGAGAAGTGGAAGAGCATCACAGGACACACATTGCTGGAGAGATACGGGATGACTGAGATTGGAATGGCCCTATCTAATCCCCTACACGGAGTCCGTGTCCCAG GCTCCGTGGGGACCCCGCTGCCAGGGGTGGAGGTGCGCATTGCCACTGAGCCCTCGAGACGGGAAGGCCCGGCGTACGCTATCCACGCGCAAGGAGACGAGCACGGCACCCAG gctggagctgaagcccaagcagctgggggagcccaggatggACGCACTGCTGTGTGA